In Oncorhynchus nerka isolate Pitt River linkage group LG21, Oner_Uvic_2.0, whole genome shotgun sequence, the following are encoded in one genomic region:
- the LOC115104011 gene encoding interleukin-3 receptor class 2 subunit beta isoform X3, which translates to MFFCSRGPVLLRSPGNMLIFWISCGSLLPLLVLCYNGKGRCTIQENKQYHVSPVLESLRCYNDYSSYVRCSWEESPHASSQALLALYYWDDTENSESPCKPYGQPALNAKNGKLAAQCQYNTRDFGINTNHVFFFKTSCPPAMLLSKNLRVRPPVHLSQQPVERGGRLLSWESPYPPTSLLTPTLNYQVNYRRSNQDDWTVVKVQDTQLSLEPEAQVPGCQYEAKVRAKGKTGLWSEWSSLVTWMTEDDPVPGPSSAQCVVDDEKVVTCSWEVKRDLAQFLTFHLSCKRNHTAPAQKCCVNTMVSAPSRGPMLKYSCSFPVPDSEQLEVELIPTCNSKTFKTHKNIRPNRPLHVQIEARDGNWILKWNPPKSNFELTYQVHYWSNDTQEDTRFLNVSQGSLSLSILGGSLRPSECYLVKVRALVVPGRGDTFEGPPSEWTDPVEWTSQPASWSITTFFYVFISVLVAIVFITLYVTIPACHRRLVLWEVSVPSPLKSKALGEVIKKSPDRLLFPESERSENTYICSVQTLESREDIRLCFSCSLDNPLWLTPDVKANELFHSITKEEWKKYDPNFSSILLLSVDRSCPPALDSSGFSFSGPYILCGDSSPAPSEFLSLEPPCEESDNTLSNSDPSSPSSSERSAPSPLESSEGYVAMPQVSAGLSRSTTDDSKNIGNNNSNNVVIMAWPKSELLPPQPSSMSTCSPPSENEDPPPAYMPTTTTPFTLPPVDPTLHTSGYCFLPALQALGGWGHVQSSGPPKGGSQEQQAGRRERRQEEQCKEDPYVRLSQLAT; encoded by the exons ATGTTCTTCTGCTCCAGGGGACCTGTCCTCCTGCGCTCCCCAGGAAACATGCTTATCTTCTGGATATCTTGTGGATCACTTCTCCCTCTCCTGGTCCTCTGCTATAATGGAAAAGGCCGCTGCACAATCCAGGAGAACAAACAATATCATG tgTCCCCTGTGCTTGAGTCCCTGCGGTGCTACAATGACTACAGCTCCTACGTCCGCTGTAGCTGGGAAGAGAGTCCACACGCGTCCTCACAAGCCCTGTTAGCCCTATACTACTGGGACGACACTGAGAACAG tGAGTCCCCATGTAAACCCTATGGTCAGCCAGCATTGAATGCCAAAAACGGCAAGCTCGCTGCCCAGTGTCAGTACAACACTCGTGACTTTGGCATCAATACCAACCATGTCTTCTTCTTCAAGACCTCCTGTCCCCCTGCCATGCTTCTGTCTAAGAATT TGAGGGTGCGTCCACCAGTCCATTTATCACAGCAgcctgtagagagagggggccGTTTGCTCAGCTGGGAAAGCCCCTACCCCCCAACGTCCCTCCTGACCCCCACTCTCAACTATCAGGTCAACTACAGGAGGTCTAACCAGGATGACTGGACA GTAGTGAAGGTTCAAGACACCCAGCTGAGTTTGGAGCCTGAAGCTCAGGTGCCTGGCTGCCAGTATGAGGCCAAGGTTAGGGCAAAGGGGAAGACGGGACTGTGGAGTGAGTGGAGCTCTCTAGTGACCTGGATGACTGAGGACG ACCCTGTGCCAGGCCCCTCCAGTGCGCAGTGTGTGGTGGATGACGAGAAAGTGGTGACATGCAGCTGGGAGGTGAAGAGAGACCTGGCTCAGTTCCTTACCTTCCATCTGTCCTGCAAACGCAACCACACTGCACC AGCCCAGAAATGCTGTGTTAACACCATGGTCAGCGCTCCGTCTAGGGGTCCAATGCTCAAATACAGCTGCTCCTTCCCTGTCCCAGACTCAGAACAGCTAGAGGTGGAGCTCATCCCCACATGCAACAGCAAAACGTTTAAAACACATAAAAACA TTCGTCCAAACCGTCCACTCCACGTGCAGATAGAAGCGAGAGATGGGAACTGGATTCTAAAATGGAATCCGCCAAAATCAAATTTTGAACTCACCTATCAGGTGCACTATTGGAGTAATGACACTCAG GAGGATACTAGGTTCCTCAATGTCTCCCAggggtccctctcactctccatccTGGGGGGGTCCCTGCGCCCCTCTGAGTGCTACCTGGTTAAGGTGAGAGCCCTGGTGGTCCCGGGAAGGGGTGATACTTTCGAAGGACCCCCCTCCGAATGGACCGACCCAGTGGAGTGGACCTCACAACCAG CTTCCTGGTCCATCACCACCTTCTTCTACGTCTTCATCAGTGTACTGGTGGCCATTGTCTTCATCACTCTCTATGTTACCATACCAGCCTGTCACAG GAGGCTAGTCTTGTGGGAGGTGTCTGTCCCGTCACCCCTTAAGAGCAAGGCACTGGGAGAGGTCattaag AAGTCTCCTGATAGGTTGTTATTTCCCGAGAGTGAGAGAAGTGAAAATACCTACATCTGCAGcgtacagacactggagagcagggaggatatcaGGCTCTGCTTTAGCTG CTCTTTAGATAATCCATTGTGGTTGACCCCAGATGTAAAGGCTAATGAACTGTTCCATTCCATTACCAAGGAGGAGTGGAAGAAGTATGACCCAAACTTTTCCTCAATACTTCTGTTGTCTGTGGACAGATCTTGCCCTCCTGCTCTAGACTCATCCGGATTCAGCTTCAGTGGCCCTTACATCTTGTGTGGTGACAGTTCACCGGCGCCGAGTGAGTTTCTGAGTCTGGAGCCTCCCTGTGAGGAGTCCGACAACACTCTCTCTAACTCtgacccctcttctccctcctcctcggAGAGGTCTGCCCCATCCCCCTTGGAGTCGAGTGAGGGCTATGTGGCGATGCCTCAGGTCAGTGCTGGCTTGTCCAGATCAACAACGGACGACAGTAAGAACATTggtaacaacaacagcaacaatgtCGTCATCATGGCATGGCCCAAGTCAGAGCTCCTCCCACCCCAACCTAGCTCTATGTCCACCTGCTCACCACCCAGTGAGAATGAAGACCCTCCTCCAGCGTACatgcccaccaccaccacccccttcACCTTGCCCCCAGTGGACCCTACCCTACATACCTCTGGGTACTGCTTCCTCCCGGCTCTACAGGCACTTGGGGGCTGGGGCCATGTGCAGTCTTCTGGGCCACCTAAAGGGGGTAGTCAAGAGCAgcaggcagggaggagagagaggaggcaggaggagcAGTGCAAGGAGGATCCCTATGTCAGACTGTCCCAGCTAGCCACTTAG
- the LOC115104011 gene encoding interleukin-3 receptor class 2 subunit beta isoform X1, which translates to MTTERLSTNTANNCCFYEGPVLLRSPGNMLIFWISCGSLLPLLVLCYNGKGRCTIQENKQYHVSPVLESLRCYNDYSSYVRCSWEESPHASSQALLALYYWDDTENSESPCKPYGQPALNAKNGKLAAQCQYNTRDFGINTNHVFFFKTSCPPAMLLSKNLRVRPPVHLSQQPVERGGRLLSWESPYPPTSLLTPTLNYQVNYRRSNQDDWTVVKVQDTQLSLEPEAQVPGCQYEAKVRAKGKTGLWSEWSSLVTWMTEDDPVPGPSSAQCVVDDEKVVTCSWEVKRDLAQFLTFHLSCKRNHTAPAQKCCVNTMVSAPSRGPMLKYSCSFPVPDSEQLEVELIPTCNSKTFKTHKNIRPNRPLHVQIEARDGNWILKWNPPKSNFELTYQVHYWSNDTQEDTRFLNVSQGSLSLSILGGSLRPSECYLVKVRALVVPGRGDTFEGPPSEWTDPVEWTSQPASWSITTFFYVFISVLVAIVFITLYVTIPACHRRLVLWEVSVPSPLKSKALGEVIKKSPDRLLFPESERSENTYICSVQTLESREDIRLCFSCSLDNPLWLTPDVKANELFHSITKEEWKKYDPNFSSILLLSVDRSCPPALDSSGFSFSGPYILCGDSSPAPSEFLSLEPPCEESDNTLSNSDPSSPSSSERSAPSPLESSEGYVAMPQVSAGLSRSTTDDSKNIGNNNSNNVVIMAWPKSELLPPQPSSMSTCSPPSENEDPPPAYMPTTTTPFTLPPVDPTLHTSGYCFLPALQALGGWGHVQSSGPPKGGSQEQQAGRRERRQEEQCKEDPYVRLSQLAT; encoded by the exons ATGAccacagagagactgtcaacgaatacagcaaataactgttgtttttatga GGGACCTGTCCTCCTGCGCTCCCCAGGAAACATGCTTATCTTCTGGATATCTTGTGGATCACTTCTCCCTCTCCTGGTCCTCTGCTATAATGGAAAAGGCCGCTGCACAATCCAGGAGAACAAACAATATCATG tgTCCCCTGTGCTTGAGTCCCTGCGGTGCTACAATGACTACAGCTCCTACGTCCGCTGTAGCTGGGAAGAGAGTCCACACGCGTCCTCACAAGCCCTGTTAGCCCTATACTACTGGGACGACACTGAGAACAG tGAGTCCCCATGTAAACCCTATGGTCAGCCAGCATTGAATGCCAAAAACGGCAAGCTCGCTGCCCAGTGTCAGTACAACACTCGTGACTTTGGCATCAATACCAACCATGTCTTCTTCTTCAAGACCTCCTGTCCCCCTGCCATGCTTCTGTCTAAGAATT TGAGGGTGCGTCCACCAGTCCATTTATCACAGCAgcctgtagagagagggggccGTTTGCTCAGCTGGGAAAGCCCCTACCCCCCAACGTCCCTCCTGACCCCCACTCTCAACTATCAGGTCAACTACAGGAGGTCTAACCAGGATGACTGGACA GTAGTGAAGGTTCAAGACACCCAGCTGAGTTTGGAGCCTGAAGCTCAGGTGCCTGGCTGCCAGTATGAGGCCAAGGTTAGGGCAAAGGGGAAGACGGGACTGTGGAGTGAGTGGAGCTCTCTAGTGACCTGGATGACTGAGGACG ACCCTGTGCCAGGCCCCTCCAGTGCGCAGTGTGTGGTGGATGACGAGAAAGTGGTGACATGCAGCTGGGAGGTGAAGAGAGACCTGGCTCAGTTCCTTACCTTCCATCTGTCCTGCAAACGCAACCACACTGCACC AGCCCAGAAATGCTGTGTTAACACCATGGTCAGCGCTCCGTCTAGGGGTCCAATGCTCAAATACAGCTGCTCCTTCCCTGTCCCAGACTCAGAACAGCTAGAGGTGGAGCTCATCCCCACATGCAACAGCAAAACGTTTAAAACACATAAAAACA TTCGTCCAAACCGTCCACTCCACGTGCAGATAGAAGCGAGAGATGGGAACTGGATTCTAAAATGGAATCCGCCAAAATCAAATTTTGAACTCACCTATCAGGTGCACTATTGGAGTAATGACACTCAG GAGGATACTAGGTTCCTCAATGTCTCCCAggggtccctctcactctccatccTGGGGGGGTCCCTGCGCCCCTCTGAGTGCTACCTGGTTAAGGTGAGAGCCCTGGTGGTCCCGGGAAGGGGTGATACTTTCGAAGGACCCCCCTCCGAATGGACCGACCCAGTGGAGTGGACCTCACAACCAG CTTCCTGGTCCATCACCACCTTCTTCTACGTCTTCATCAGTGTACTGGTGGCCATTGTCTTCATCACTCTCTATGTTACCATACCAGCCTGTCACAG GAGGCTAGTCTTGTGGGAGGTGTCTGTCCCGTCACCCCTTAAGAGCAAGGCACTGGGAGAGGTCattaag AAGTCTCCTGATAGGTTGTTATTTCCCGAGAGTGAGAGAAGTGAAAATACCTACATCTGCAGcgtacagacactggagagcagggaggatatcaGGCTCTGCTTTAGCTG CTCTTTAGATAATCCATTGTGGTTGACCCCAGATGTAAAGGCTAATGAACTGTTCCATTCCATTACCAAGGAGGAGTGGAAGAAGTATGACCCAAACTTTTCCTCAATACTTCTGTTGTCTGTGGACAGATCTTGCCCTCCTGCTCTAGACTCATCCGGATTCAGCTTCAGTGGCCCTTACATCTTGTGTGGTGACAGTTCACCGGCGCCGAGTGAGTTTCTGAGTCTGGAGCCTCCCTGTGAGGAGTCCGACAACACTCTCTCTAACTCtgacccctcttctccctcctcctcggAGAGGTCTGCCCCATCCCCCTTGGAGTCGAGTGAGGGCTATGTGGCGATGCCTCAGGTCAGTGCTGGCTTGTCCAGATCAACAACGGACGACAGTAAGAACATTggtaacaacaacagcaacaatgtCGTCATCATGGCATGGCCCAAGTCAGAGCTCCTCCCACCCCAACCTAGCTCTATGTCCACCTGCTCACCACCCAGTGAGAATGAAGACCCTCCTCCAGCGTACatgcccaccaccaccacccccttcACCTTGCCCCCAGTGGACCCTACCCTACATACCTCTGGGTACTGCTTCCTCCCGGCTCTACAGGCACTTGGGGGCTGGGGCCATGTGCAGTCTTCTGGGCCACCTAAAGGGGGTAGTCAAGAGCAgcaggcagggaggagagagaggaggcaggaggagcAGTGCAAGGAGGATCCCTATGTCAGACTGTCCCAGCTAGCCACTTAG
- the LOC115104011 gene encoding interleukin-3 receptor class 2 subunit beta isoform X2 has protein sequence MTTERLSTNTANNCCFYEGPVLLRSPGNMLIFWISCGSLLPLLVLCYNGKGRCTIQENKQYHVSPVLESLRCYNDYSSYVRCSWEESPHASSQALLALYYWDDTENSESPCKPYGQPALNAKNGKLAAQCQYNTRDFGINTNHVFFFKTSCPPAMLLSKNLRVRPPVHLSQQPVERGGRLLSWESPYPPTSLLTPTLNYQVNYRRSNQDDWTVVKVQDTQLSLEPEAQVPGCQYEAKVRAKGKTGLWSEWSSLVTWMTEDDPVPGPSSAQCVVDDEKVVTCSWEVKRDLAQFLTFHLSCKRNHTAPAQKCCVNTMVSAPSRGPMLKYSCSFPVPDSEQLEVELIPTCNSKTFKTHKNIRPNRPLHVQIEARDGNWILKWNPPKSNFELTYQVHYWSNDTQEDTRFLNVSQGSLSLSILGGSLRPSECYLVKVRALVVPGRGDTFEGPPSEWTDPVEWTSQPASWSITTFFYVFISVLVAIVFITLYVTIPACHRRLVLWEVSVPSPLKSKALGEVIKSPDRLLFPESERSENTYICSVQTLESREDIRLCFSCSLDNPLWLTPDVKANELFHSITKEEWKKYDPNFSSILLLSVDRSCPPALDSSGFSFSGPYILCGDSSPAPSEFLSLEPPCEESDNTLSNSDPSSPSSSERSAPSPLESSEGYVAMPQVSAGLSRSTTDDSKNIGNNNSNNVVIMAWPKSELLPPQPSSMSTCSPPSENEDPPPAYMPTTTTPFTLPPVDPTLHTSGYCFLPALQALGGWGHVQSSGPPKGGSQEQQAGRRERRQEEQCKEDPYVRLSQLAT, from the exons ATGAccacagagagactgtcaacgaatacagcaaataactgttgtttttatga GGGACCTGTCCTCCTGCGCTCCCCAGGAAACATGCTTATCTTCTGGATATCTTGTGGATCACTTCTCCCTCTCCTGGTCCTCTGCTATAATGGAAAAGGCCGCTGCACAATCCAGGAGAACAAACAATATCATG tgTCCCCTGTGCTTGAGTCCCTGCGGTGCTACAATGACTACAGCTCCTACGTCCGCTGTAGCTGGGAAGAGAGTCCACACGCGTCCTCACAAGCCCTGTTAGCCCTATACTACTGGGACGACACTGAGAACAG tGAGTCCCCATGTAAACCCTATGGTCAGCCAGCATTGAATGCCAAAAACGGCAAGCTCGCTGCCCAGTGTCAGTACAACACTCGTGACTTTGGCATCAATACCAACCATGTCTTCTTCTTCAAGACCTCCTGTCCCCCTGCCATGCTTCTGTCTAAGAATT TGAGGGTGCGTCCACCAGTCCATTTATCACAGCAgcctgtagagagagggggccGTTTGCTCAGCTGGGAAAGCCCCTACCCCCCAACGTCCCTCCTGACCCCCACTCTCAACTATCAGGTCAACTACAGGAGGTCTAACCAGGATGACTGGACA GTAGTGAAGGTTCAAGACACCCAGCTGAGTTTGGAGCCTGAAGCTCAGGTGCCTGGCTGCCAGTATGAGGCCAAGGTTAGGGCAAAGGGGAAGACGGGACTGTGGAGTGAGTGGAGCTCTCTAGTGACCTGGATGACTGAGGACG ACCCTGTGCCAGGCCCCTCCAGTGCGCAGTGTGTGGTGGATGACGAGAAAGTGGTGACATGCAGCTGGGAGGTGAAGAGAGACCTGGCTCAGTTCCTTACCTTCCATCTGTCCTGCAAACGCAACCACACTGCACC AGCCCAGAAATGCTGTGTTAACACCATGGTCAGCGCTCCGTCTAGGGGTCCAATGCTCAAATACAGCTGCTCCTTCCCTGTCCCAGACTCAGAACAGCTAGAGGTGGAGCTCATCCCCACATGCAACAGCAAAACGTTTAAAACACATAAAAACA TTCGTCCAAACCGTCCACTCCACGTGCAGATAGAAGCGAGAGATGGGAACTGGATTCTAAAATGGAATCCGCCAAAATCAAATTTTGAACTCACCTATCAGGTGCACTATTGGAGTAATGACACTCAG GAGGATACTAGGTTCCTCAATGTCTCCCAggggtccctctcactctccatccTGGGGGGGTCCCTGCGCCCCTCTGAGTGCTACCTGGTTAAGGTGAGAGCCCTGGTGGTCCCGGGAAGGGGTGATACTTTCGAAGGACCCCCCTCCGAATGGACCGACCCAGTGGAGTGGACCTCACAACCAG CTTCCTGGTCCATCACCACCTTCTTCTACGTCTTCATCAGTGTACTGGTGGCCATTGTCTTCATCACTCTCTATGTTACCATACCAGCCTGTCACAG GAGGCTAGTCTTGTGGGAGGTGTCTGTCCCGTCACCCCTTAAGAGCAAGGCACTGGGAGAGGTCattaag TCTCCTGATAGGTTGTTATTTCCCGAGAGTGAGAGAAGTGAAAATACCTACATCTGCAGcgtacagacactggagagcagggaggatatcaGGCTCTGCTTTAGCTG CTCTTTAGATAATCCATTGTGGTTGACCCCAGATGTAAAGGCTAATGAACTGTTCCATTCCATTACCAAGGAGGAGTGGAAGAAGTATGACCCAAACTTTTCCTCAATACTTCTGTTGTCTGTGGACAGATCTTGCCCTCCTGCTCTAGACTCATCCGGATTCAGCTTCAGTGGCCCTTACATCTTGTGTGGTGACAGTTCACCGGCGCCGAGTGAGTTTCTGAGTCTGGAGCCTCCCTGTGAGGAGTCCGACAACACTCTCTCTAACTCtgacccctcttctccctcctcctcggAGAGGTCTGCCCCATCCCCCTTGGAGTCGAGTGAGGGCTATGTGGCGATGCCTCAGGTCAGTGCTGGCTTGTCCAGATCAACAACGGACGACAGTAAGAACATTggtaacaacaacagcaacaatgtCGTCATCATGGCATGGCCCAAGTCAGAGCTCCTCCCACCCCAACCTAGCTCTATGTCCACCTGCTCACCACCCAGTGAGAATGAAGACCCTCCTCCAGCGTACatgcccaccaccaccacccccttcACCTTGCCCCCAGTGGACCCTACCCTACATACCTCTGGGTACTGCTTCCTCCCGGCTCTACAGGCACTTGGGGGCTGGGGCCATGTGCAGTCTTCTGGGCCACCTAAAGGGGGTAGTCAAGAGCAgcaggcagggaggagagagaggaggcaggaggagcAGTGCAAGGAGGATCCCTATGTCAGACTGTCCCAGCTAGCCACTTAG
- the LOC115104011 gene encoding interleukin-3 receptor class 2 subunit beta isoform X4 — protein MLIFWISCGSLLPLLVLCYNGKGRCTIQENKQYHVSPVLESLRCYNDYSSYVRCSWEESPHASSQALLALYYWDDTENSESPCKPYGQPALNAKNGKLAAQCQYNTRDFGINTNHVFFFKTSCPPAMLLSKNLRVRPPVHLSQQPVERGGRLLSWESPYPPTSLLTPTLNYQVNYRRSNQDDWTVVKVQDTQLSLEPEAQVPGCQYEAKVRAKGKTGLWSEWSSLVTWMTEDDPVPGPSSAQCVVDDEKVVTCSWEVKRDLAQFLTFHLSCKRNHTAPAQKCCVNTMVSAPSRGPMLKYSCSFPVPDSEQLEVELIPTCNSKTFKTHKNIRPNRPLHVQIEARDGNWILKWNPPKSNFELTYQVHYWSNDTQEDTRFLNVSQGSLSLSILGGSLRPSECYLVKVRALVVPGRGDTFEGPPSEWTDPVEWTSQPASWSITTFFYVFISVLVAIVFITLYVTIPACHRRLVLWEVSVPSPLKSKALGEVIKKSPDRLLFPESERSENTYICSVQTLESREDIRLCFSCSLDNPLWLTPDVKANELFHSITKEEWKKYDPNFSSILLLSVDRSCPPALDSSGFSFSGPYILCGDSSPAPSEFLSLEPPCEESDNTLSNSDPSSPSSSERSAPSPLESSEGYVAMPQVSAGLSRSTTDDSKNIGNNNSNNVVIMAWPKSELLPPQPSSMSTCSPPSENEDPPPAYMPTTTTPFTLPPVDPTLHTSGYCFLPALQALGGWGHVQSSGPPKGGSQEQQAGRRERRQEEQCKEDPYVRLSQLAT, from the exons ATGCTTATCTTCTGGATATCTTGTGGATCACTTCTCCCTCTCCTGGTCCTCTGCTATAATGGAAAAGGCCGCTGCACAATCCAGGAGAACAAACAATATCATG tgTCCCCTGTGCTTGAGTCCCTGCGGTGCTACAATGACTACAGCTCCTACGTCCGCTGTAGCTGGGAAGAGAGTCCACACGCGTCCTCACAAGCCCTGTTAGCCCTATACTACTGGGACGACACTGAGAACAG tGAGTCCCCATGTAAACCCTATGGTCAGCCAGCATTGAATGCCAAAAACGGCAAGCTCGCTGCCCAGTGTCAGTACAACACTCGTGACTTTGGCATCAATACCAACCATGTCTTCTTCTTCAAGACCTCCTGTCCCCCTGCCATGCTTCTGTCTAAGAATT TGAGGGTGCGTCCACCAGTCCATTTATCACAGCAgcctgtagagagagggggccGTTTGCTCAGCTGGGAAAGCCCCTACCCCCCAACGTCCCTCCTGACCCCCACTCTCAACTATCAGGTCAACTACAGGAGGTCTAACCAGGATGACTGGACA GTAGTGAAGGTTCAAGACACCCAGCTGAGTTTGGAGCCTGAAGCTCAGGTGCCTGGCTGCCAGTATGAGGCCAAGGTTAGGGCAAAGGGGAAGACGGGACTGTGGAGTGAGTGGAGCTCTCTAGTGACCTGGATGACTGAGGACG ACCCTGTGCCAGGCCCCTCCAGTGCGCAGTGTGTGGTGGATGACGAGAAAGTGGTGACATGCAGCTGGGAGGTGAAGAGAGACCTGGCTCAGTTCCTTACCTTCCATCTGTCCTGCAAACGCAACCACACTGCACC AGCCCAGAAATGCTGTGTTAACACCATGGTCAGCGCTCCGTCTAGGGGTCCAATGCTCAAATACAGCTGCTCCTTCCCTGTCCCAGACTCAGAACAGCTAGAGGTGGAGCTCATCCCCACATGCAACAGCAAAACGTTTAAAACACATAAAAACA TTCGTCCAAACCGTCCACTCCACGTGCAGATAGAAGCGAGAGATGGGAACTGGATTCTAAAATGGAATCCGCCAAAATCAAATTTTGAACTCACCTATCAGGTGCACTATTGGAGTAATGACACTCAG GAGGATACTAGGTTCCTCAATGTCTCCCAggggtccctctcactctccatccTGGGGGGGTCCCTGCGCCCCTCTGAGTGCTACCTGGTTAAGGTGAGAGCCCTGGTGGTCCCGGGAAGGGGTGATACTTTCGAAGGACCCCCCTCCGAATGGACCGACCCAGTGGAGTGGACCTCACAACCAG CTTCCTGGTCCATCACCACCTTCTTCTACGTCTTCATCAGTGTACTGGTGGCCATTGTCTTCATCACTCTCTATGTTACCATACCAGCCTGTCACAG GAGGCTAGTCTTGTGGGAGGTGTCTGTCCCGTCACCCCTTAAGAGCAAGGCACTGGGAGAGGTCattaag AAGTCTCCTGATAGGTTGTTATTTCCCGAGAGTGAGAGAAGTGAAAATACCTACATCTGCAGcgtacagacactggagagcagggaggatatcaGGCTCTGCTTTAGCTG CTCTTTAGATAATCCATTGTGGTTGACCCCAGATGTAAAGGCTAATGAACTGTTCCATTCCATTACCAAGGAGGAGTGGAAGAAGTATGACCCAAACTTTTCCTCAATACTTCTGTTGTCTGTGGACAGATCTTGCCCTCCTGCTCTAGACTCATCCGGATTCAGCTTCAGTGGCCCTTACATCTTGTGTGGTGACAGTTCACCGGCGCCGAGTGAGTTTCTGAGTCTGGAGCCTCCCTGTGAGGAGTCCGACAACACTCTCTCTAACTCtgacccctcttctccctcctcctcggAGAGGTCTGCCCCATCCCCCTTGGAGTCGAGTGAGGGCTATGTGGCGATGCCTCAGGTCAGTGCTGGCTTGTCCAGATCAACAACGGACGACAGTAAGAACATTggtaacaacaacagcaacaatgtCGTCATCATGGCATGGCCCAAGTCAGAGCTCCTCCCACCCCAACCTAGCTCTATGTCCACCTGCTCACCACCCAGTGAGAATGAAGACCCTCCTCCAGCGTACatgcccaccaccaccacccccttcACCTTGCCCCCAGTGGACCCTACCCTACATACCTCTGGGTACTGCTTCCTCCCGGCTCTACAGGCACTTGGGGGCTGGGGCCATGTGCAGTCTTCTGGGCCACCTAAAGGGGGTAGTCAAGAGCAgcaggcagggaggagagagaggaggcaggaggagcAGTGCAAGGAGGATCCCTATGTCAGACTGTCCCAGCTAGCCACTTAG